Proteins found in one Campylobacter lari genomic segment:
- a CDS encoding peptidase U32 family protein — protein MIIPEIVAPAGNFTKLKIALAYGADAIYAGVSNFSLRARTARDFNYETFKEAIDYTHARGKKIYVTINGFHFSSQIEGLKRHVLKLKEMKPDAFIVASVGAMRLVRELAPEINLHVSTQANILNYLDAQVYKDMGAKRVVIARELGLKDAKDLKNNCDIELESFVHGSMCFAYSGRCLISSVQSGRMSNRGSCANDCRFNYELYAKNPETNTLFRLEEDENGTHVFNSKDLNLSSYIQKIMQENCIHAFKIEGRTKSEYYVALTTRTYKMAVQDVLQDTFDASKYEKEIHTLKHRGFTDGYLVSRAYEKTDSINHDTSIEEGTHQVHAISEDGEFFKCKGKIELNKEYEILAPVNSNIELGENKLGLIYENDGKKIIVFKQLVAKSNKEFSEIHSGNENEIALPFKLPEFSFLRRSVE, from the coding sequence ATGATTATTCCTGAAATAGTAGCTCCTGCGGGTAATTTTACAAAATTAAAAATAGCATTAGCTTATGGGGCTGATGCTATTTATGCAGGAGTGAGTAATTTTTCACTAAGAGCAAGAACTGCTAGAGATTTTAACTATGAAACTTTTAAAGAAGCTATTGATTACACTCATGCAAGAGGAAAAAAAATTTATGTAACTATTAATGGTTTTCATTTTAGTTCACAAATTGAGGGTTTAAAAAGGCATGTTTTGAAATTAAAAGAGATGAAACCTGATGCTTTTATAGTAGCTTCTGTAGGTGCTATGCGTTTGGTTAGGGAGCTTGCACCTGAAATTAATCTTCATGTATCTACTCAAGCTAATATTTTAAACTATTTAGACGCTCAAGTTTATAAAGATATGGGAGCTAAACGTGTTGTTATAGCAAGGGAGCTTGGCTTAAAAGATGCAAAAGATTTAAAAAATAATTGTGATATCGAACTTGAAAGTTTTGTCCATGGCTCTATGTGTTTTGCATATTCTGGTAGATGTTTAATAAGCTCAGTACAAAGTGGACGTATGAGTAATCGTGGATCGTGTGCAAATGATTGTAGATTTAATTATGAGCTTTATGCAAAAAATCCAGAAACAAATACGCTTTTTAGATTAGAAGAAGATGAAAACGGCACGCATGTGTTTAATTCTAAAGATTTAAATTTAAGCTCATATATTCAAAAAATTATGCAAGAAAATTGTATTCATGCTTTTAAAATAGAAGGAAGAACAAAAAGCGAGTACTATGTAGCTTTGACTACAAGAACTTATAAAATGGCAGTGCAAGATGTATTGCAAGATACTTTTGATGCGAGCAAATATGAAAAAGAAATTCATACTTTAAAACACAGAGGTTTTACAGACGGATATTTAGTTTCAAGGGCATATGAAAAAACAGATTCTATTAATCATGATACAAGCATAGAAGAAGGAACTCATCAAGTGCATGCCATTAGTGAAGATGGCGAGTTTTTTAAATGTAAAGGCAAAATAGAATTAAACAAAGAATATGAAATTTTAGCCCCGGTTAATTCTAATATAGAATTAGGAGAAAATAAATTAGGCTTAATTTATGAAAATGATGGTAAAAAAATTATAGTTTTTAAGCAATTAGTAGCTAAAAGTAATAAAGAATTTAGTGAAATTCATAGTGGCAATGAAAACGAAATTGCTTTGCCATTTAAGCTTCCAGAATTTAGCTTTTTAAGAAGGAGTGTTGAATGA
- a CDS encoding MFS transporter, which produces MHTQISYKKFFWINILVVITLALNLRAPVTSIGPMIEYIQEYYNINSTLAGMLTTLPLIAFGLISFFVAYFSQIKALFFALILIVFGEFIRSYGGNIGLFSGVFLIGAGIAIANVLLPSFVKEKFVKNTYKIMGLYGSIIGLSSIAGVALSLPLLKIFEVPQAMFFWVVLALIALIFYFPHLKNKRLLRPKKKNINKINLFLNLTAWKVTIVMGLQSFLSYSLFAWLSVMISEKGFGIDFGSNVLLLSQIIGMPVAFLLPIVLGKLRVRAKSFVIIILGFLYVLSFVLVFFCDVKLALLLAAIFLGFASSGVFTISLLFIAIKSSNSFIAAKLSAMSQGIGYLIAAQAPWIIGMLHDSFGNFTLGFIMLMVVAIILNIFVFLAYKAPVIK; this is translated from the coding sequence ATGCATACACAAATTTCATATAAAAAATTCTTTTGGATTAATATTTTAGTTGTAATTACCCTTGCTTTAAATTTAAGAGCACCTGTAACCTCTATAGGTCCTATGATAGAATATATCCAAGAATATTACAATATCAATTCTACTTTAGCAGGTATGCTAACAACCTTACCTTTAATAGCTTTTGGTCTTATATCGTTTTTTGTAGCGTATTTTTCGCAAATTAAAGCTTTGTTTTTCGCCTTAATTTTGATTGTTTTTGGAGAGTTTATTAGAAGTTATGGGGGTAATATAGGTTTATTTTCTGGGGTTTTTCTAATTGGAGCGGGTATTGCAATAGCTAATGTTTTATTACCTTCTTTTGTAAAAGAAAAATTTGTAAAAAATACTTATAAAATAATGGGTTTATATGGATCTATCATAGGTTTATCTTCAATTGCTGGTGTAGCTTTATCACTCCCTTTACTTAAAATTTTTGAAGTACCTCAGGCTATGTTTTTCTGGGTTGTTTTAGCTTTGATTGCTTTGATTTTTTATTTTCCGCATTTAAAAAATAAAAGATTATTGCGTCCTAAAAAGAAAAATATCAATAAAATAAATCTTTTTTTAAATTTAACAGCTTGGAAAGTTACCATTGTAATGGGGCTACAAAGTTTCTTATCTTATAGTCTTTTTGCTTGGCTTAGTGTGATGATAAGTGAAAAAGGTTTTGGAATTGATTTTGGTTCTAATGTTTTATTACTTTCTCAAATCATAGGTATGCCTGTGGCGTTTTTATTGCCTATTGTTTTAGGAAAACTAAGAGTTCGTGCTAAGAGCTTTGTTATTATAATATTGGGTTTTTTATATGTTTTAAGTTTTGTTTTGGTGTTTTTTTGTGATGTAAAATTAGCGTTGTTGTTAGCAGCTATTTTTTTAGGTTTTGCATCTAGTGGCGTTTTTACAATTTCATTATTGTTTATTGCTATAAAAAGTTCAAATTCTTTTATAGCAGCTAAACTTTCTGCTATGTCACAAGGTATAGGGTATTTAATAGCAGCTCAAGCACCTTGGATTATAGGCATGCTTCATGATAGCTTTGGAAATTTTACTTTAGGCTTTATCATGCTTATGGTTGTAGCTATAATACTTAATATTTTTGTATTTTTAGCATATAAAGCTCCTGTAATTAAGTAA
- the glnA gene encoding type I glutamate--ammonia ligase — protein MGKFVNNIDEFFSYCQEHEVMFVDFRFTDMIGTWHHITYNIKAIDDNTFENGIPFDASSLHGWQPIEKSDMILKPDVESAFLDPFTADPTIIVICDVYDIYKEQMYEKCPRSIAKKAMQHLSTSNIADTAYFGPENEFFIFDNVKIVDSSHCAKYEVDTEEGEWNDNKDFTDSYNSGHRPRNKGGYFPVSPIDSSVDIRSEMVQVLERVGLKTFVHHHEVAQGQAEIGVEFGNLVEAADNVQIYKYVVKMVAHLNGKTATFMPKPLYGDNGSGMHVHMSLWKDGVNLFYNKEGYGKLSECAINYIGGILANARSVAAFTNPSSNSYKRIVPGFEAPCILTYSCQNRSASCRVPYGINEKSARVEIRFPDSTSNPYLAFTSLLMAGLDGIKNKTIPVGPMDENLFALTLDEIREKGIEQLPHTLRGSLEALIRKNAFLKPVMSDVFIDDYQHMKFETQVWPVEARPTAYEFKTCYSC, from the coding sequence ATGGGTAAATTTGTAAATAATATTGATGAATTTTTTAGTTATTGTCAAGAGCACGAAGTAATGTTTGTTGATTTTAGATTTACCGATATGATAGGTACTTGGCATCACATCACTTACAATATAAAAGCAATTGATGATAATACTTTTGAAAATGGGATTCCTTTTGATGCAAGTTCTTTACATGGTTGGCAACCGATAGAAAAATCGGATATGATTTTAAAACCCGATGTAGAAAGTGCGTTTTTAGATCCTTTTACAGCAGATCCTACTATTATAGTAATTTGTGATGTATATGATATCTACAAAGAACAAATGTATGAAAAATGTCCAAGAAGTATTGCTAAAAAAGCAATGCAACACTTAAGTACGAGTAATATTGCTGATACAGCTTATTTTGGTCCTGAAAATGAATTTTTTATTTTTGATAATGTAAAAATAGTTGATTCTTCTCATTGTGCAAAATATGAAGTTGATACTGAAGAGGGTGAATGGAACGACAATAAAGATTTTACAGATAGCTATAACAGTGGACATCGTCCAAGAAATAAAGGTGGATATTTTCCTGTAAGTCCTATTGACTCGAGCGTGGATATTAGATCTGAAATGGTGCAAGTTTTAGAAAGAGTGGGTTTAAAAACCTTTGTACATCACCATGAAGTAGCACAAGGACAAGCTGAAATTGGTGTAGAATTTGGAAATTTAGTTGAAGCTGCTGATAATGTGCAAATTTACAAATATGTAGTAAAAATGGTAGCGCATTTAAACGGAAAAACAGCAACTTTCATGCCAAAACCACTTTATGGAGACAATGGGAGTGGTATGCATGTACATATGAGTCTTTGGAAAGATGGAGTAAATTTATTTTATAATAAAGAAGGCTATGGAAAGCTAAGTGAATGTGCCATTAATTACATTGGTGGAATTTTAGCTAATGCAAGAAGTGTTGCAGCATTTACCAATCCTAGTTCAAATTCTTATAAAAGAATAGTTCCAGGTTTTGAAGCACCTTGTATATTAACTTATTCTTGTCAAAATCGCTCTGCAAGTTGTCGCGTGCCTTATGGTATTAATGAAAAAAGCGCAAGAGTTGAAATAAGATTCCCTGATAGTACTTCTAATCCTTACCTAGCTTTTACAAGCTTACTTATGGCAGGACTTGATGGCATTAAAAATAAAACCATACCAGTTGGACCTATGGATGAAAATTTATTTGCACTAACCCTAGATGAAATTAGAGAAAAAGGTATAGAACAATTACCTCATACTTTAAGAGGATCTTTAGAAGCACTCATTAGAAAAAATGCTTTCTTAAAACCTGTTATGAGTGATGTGTTTATTGATGATTATCAACATATGAAATTTGAAACTCAAGTATGGCCTGTAGAAGCTAGACCAACTGCATATGAGTTTAAAACTTGTTATTCCTGCTAA
- the ciaD gene encoding effector protein CiaD codes for MNIEDLAKMAISEVNSELDNKKSKNDEFAPMVEEITQEKSVNVQEKKIKEEINKVAQELIQELDDLEVKVKDDKQNVAIKVEALEKKEESIINNEEFFLKNLRERILVLFEGLKNTKDEHIEKRLDITITFLEFLLAKIEDRLKK; via the coding sequence ATGAATATAGAAGATTTAGCAAAAATGGCTATTAGTGAAGTTAATTCAGAATTAGATAATAAAAAAAGTAAAAATGATGAATTTGCTCCTATGGTAGAAGAAATTACTCAGGAAAAAAGTGTTAATGTGCAAGAGAAAAAAATCAAAGAAGAAATTAACAAGGTTGCTCAAGAGCTAATTCAAGAATTAGATGATTTAGAAGTAAAAGTAAAAGATGATAAACAAAATGTCGCTATTAAGGTTGAAGCTTTAGAGAAAAAAGAAGAAAGTATTATAAACAATGAAGAATTTTTCTTAAAAAATCTCAGAGAGCGTATTTTGGTTTTATTTGAAGGATTGAAAAATACCAAAGATGAACATATAGAAAAAAGACTAGATATTACAATTACCTTTTTAGAGTTTTTACTTGCAAAGATTGAAGATAGACTTAAAAAATGA
- the purU gene encoding formyltetrahydrofolate deformylase: MNEYILKISSSDEKGLIYRISDVIFKYRINIIKNDEFVGEDRFFFRAHLEGELDIKAFKGTLEAMLPDNAQIEITPKRKKDIIVLATKETHCLGELLIRQFSGEFNANIKAVIANYEILKPLVDKFNIPFHTILAQDLSRQEHEKKLLECLKQYEFDYIVLAKYMRILSPTFVEHFEGKIINIHHSFLPAFIGANPYKQAYERGVKIIGATAHFVNNNLDEGPIITQDVIPVTHEYSWQAMQQAGRNVEKNVFSKALDLVFDDRIFIHENKTIVF; this comes from the coding sequence ATGAATGAATATATTTTAAAAATTTCAAGTAGTGATGAAAAAGGATTGATTTATAGAATTTCAGATGTTATTTTTAAATACAGAATCAATATTATAAAAAATGATGAATTTGTTGGAGAGGATCGTTTTTTCTTTAGGGCGCATTTAGAAGGTGAGCTTGATATAAAAGCTTTTAAAGGAACACTTGAAGCTATGCTTCCTGATAATGCACAAATTGAAATTACACCAAAGAGAAAAAAAGATATTATTGTTTTAGCTACTAAAGAAACTCATTGTTTGGGTGAGTTGCTTATCCGTCAATTTAGTGGCGAATTTAATGCAAATATTAAAGCAGTTATTGCAAATTATGAGATATTAAAACCTTTAGTGGATAAATTTAACATACCTTTTCATACTATTTTGGCACAGGATTTAAGCAGACAAGAGCATGAAAAAAAATTACTAGAGTGTTTAAAACAGTATGAGTTTGACTATATTGTTTTAGCAAAATATATGAGAATATTATCTCCAACTTTTGTGGAGCATTTCGAAGGAAAGATTATTAATATCCACCATTCTTTTTTACCTGCATTTATAGGAGCTAATCCTTATAAGCAAGCTTATGAAAGAGGAGTGAAGATTATAGGTGCAACAGCACATTTTGTAAATAATAACTTAGATGAGGGACCAATTATCACCCAAGATGTTATACCGGTTACTCATGAATATTCTTGGCAGGCTATGCAACAAGCAGGTCGTAATGTGGAAAAAAATGTTTTTTCTAAGGCTTTAGACTTAGTATTTGATGATAGGATTTTTATACACGAAAATAAAACAATAGTGTTTTAA
- a CDS encoding CCA tRNA nucleotidyltransferase produces MQRLKIDLKNDQDFLRIKNVFKPYTQRAYLVGGCVRNSFLDLSSDDYDIEIYDIEPKIFDDLMQKLGANGVGKSFFVYKYKKFDLALARYENKISTGHRGFEVKVCNDEQEGAKRRDFTINALMINIFDFEFLDFFNGLQDLQAKIIRHIDDKSFVEDSLRVLRGISFACRFDLIIANESLKLMQTMDISDLSKERINNELYKIFKTSRLNKAYEYFKILNLEEKIFFHQNCNEEFERLLEQSQKLICNEALFLYLYLNFFHINKEEFFKKTKLKKELLKKCEQEFILGKIDDFNLAKIALKIPLCKWLGLWDNERITQAKNLNLYHRAFESKISANDLLKEGFSGKELGIELEKRRLQELKNYIKE; encoded by the coding sequence TTGCAAAGATTGAAGATAGACTTAAAAAATGATCAAGATTTTTTAAGAATTAAAAATGTATTTAAACCTTACACGCAAAGAGCTTATTTGGTAGGTGGTTGTGTAAGGAATTCTTTTTTAGATTTATCTAGTGATGATTATGATATAGAAATTTATGATATTGAGCCTAAAATTTTTGATGATTTAATGCAAAAACTTGGTGCAAATGGAGTAGGAAAAAGTTTTTTTGTATATAAATACAAAAAATTTGATTTAGCTCTAGCACGTTATGAAAATAAAATTTCTACAGGCCATAGAGGTTTTGAGGTTAAAGTTTGTAATGATGAACAAGAAGGAGCTAAAAGAAGGGATTTTACCATTAATGCATTAATGATAAATATTTTCGATTTTGAATTTTTAGATTTTTTTAATGGTTTGCAAGATTTACAAGCAAAGATTATAAGACATATTGATGATAAAAGTTTTGTTGAAGATAGTTTAAGAGTACTTCGTGGAATTTCTTTTGCATGCAGGTTTGATTTAATAATTGCAAATGAAAGTTTAAAATTAATGCAAACTATGGATATAAGTGATTTATCTAAAGAACGCATTAATAATGAACTTTATAAAATTTTTAAAACTTCAAGATTAAATAAAGCTTATGAGTATTTTAAAATTTTAAATTTAGAAGAAAAAATCTTTTTTCATCAAAATTGCAATGAAGAATTTGAAAGGCTATTAGAGCAAAGTCAAAAGTTAATTTGCAATGAGGCTTTGTTTTTGTATTTGTATTTGAATTTTTTTCATATAAATAAAGAGGAATTTTTTAAAAAAACAAAATTAAAAAAAGAACTATTAAAAAAATGTGAACAAGAGTTTATTTTAGGTAAAATTGATGATTTTAATTTAGCTAAAATTGCTTTAAAAATACCACTTTGCAAATGGCTTGGACTTTGGGATAATGAGCGTATAACACAAGCAAAAAATTTAAATTTATATCATCGTGCTTTTGAAAGTAAAATTAGTGCAAATGATTTACTAAAGGAAGGATTTAGTGGGAAAGAACTTGGGATTGAGCTTGAAAAAAGAAGATTGCAAGAATTAAAAAACTATATAAAGGAGTAA